The proteins below come from a single Xenopus tropicalis strain Nigerian chromosome 9, UCB_Xtro_10.0, whole genome shotgun sequence genomic window:
- the tpsab1 gene encoding serine protease 27 has translation MDWFHLITALLLLNLGFYGCAADDAEPTCGKSNVGTNRIAGGHEATKGEFPWQVAVWLPGKMFCGGTLLSNTWVLTSAQCLDGHNASSVVVILGSIKLSGNPKEETAIPAKRIIIHPYYYFSNYSGDLALIELEKPVDFTTYITPLCLPPPTVTFTPGQLCYVAGWGQKKFNDSEGISDVLRGAEVRLITSELCQDYYNMKNDYNITGDVITNDTICARDIHGVHRICRGDGGGPLACPAGNSWYVVGVASFVVLCGEMGHPGVYTSVPYYMDWIQEYVSSAAGRIGSGMELNPLSLMSFVQSLCWMLIRDPWLVLSVSAATWLGS, from the exons ATGGACTGGTTCCATTTAATCACAGCCCTACTCCTTCTGAACTTGG GTTTCTATGGGTGTGCTGCCGATGATGCCGAGCCAA CCTGTGGAAAATCTAATGTGGGCACCAATCGCATCGCGGGAGGGCACGAAGCAACGAAGGGTGAATTTCCTTGGCAAGTAGCTGTGTGGCTTCCTGGTAAAATGTTCTGTGGTGGGACTCTCCTCAGCAATACCTGGGTCCTGACTTCGGCGCAGTGCTTAGACGG ACACAATGCCTCCTCTGTTGTTGTTATACTTGGATCCATtaaattatctggaaaccccaaaGAGGAAACTGCCATTCCAGCAAAAAGAATCATTATACACCCTTATTACTATTTCTCGAACTACAGTGGGGATCTTGCCCTTATAGAACTTGAAAAACCAGTGGATTTCACTACCTATATCACCCCACTTTGTCTTCCTCCGCCCACGGTAACATTTACGCCAGGTCAGCTTTGCTATGTGGCCGGCTGGGGACAAAAGAAGTTTAATG ATAGTGAGGGCATATCTGATGTCCTGCGGGGGGCGGAAGTGCGCTTGATCACTTCAGAGCTTTGCCAGGATTACTACAACATGAAGAATGATTATAATATAACTGGAGATGTGATTACGAATGATACGATTTGTGCAAGGGACATCCATGGCGTACACAGGATCTGCCGT GGTGATGGAGGCGGGCCCCTTGCGTGTCCTGCGGGTAACAGCTGGTACGTGGTGGGAGTGGCCAGTTTTGTTGTTCTCTGTGGAGAGATGGGGCACCCCGGGGTTTACACATCTGTCCCTTACTATATGGACTGGATACAGGAGTATGTCTCTAGTGCTGCAGGAAGAATAGGATCTGGAATGGAACTAAATCCCCTGAGCTTGATGTCCTTTGTCCAGTCTCTGTGCTG gaTGCTTATTAGAGACCCATGGCTTGTTCTGAGTGTGAGTGCCGCTACTTGGCTGGGGAGCTGA
- the tpsb2 gene encoding serine protease 33: MNSVLLLQGLLLLTLGICGISEDAPSCGKPRVFSKRVVGGHATKNGKWPWQAIVVIPNQFISGATLVSNKWVVSAAHWLESEEPGNVDVILGAFNIVQDHDEHSPIKAKQIIIHPDYSPSTLLADICLIELSESVSYTIHILPICLPAPSMAFPSGTRCWTTGWGDVEYGGYQPRPNTLQEVELQLFSDQQCKNAYFSEIQPDMICAGDSSGGKDSCQGDGGGPLVCSAGGQWYLVGVIIFGTGCGRKDYPGVYTSVAPHTEWIEKSISSGSAQLGSAPGWAGVRLCSYWLTLGDLWILLLIMRAVL, from the exons atgAACTCCGTCCTTCTTCTCCAAGGGTTGCTACTTCTGACTTTGG gaaTCTGTGGAATTTCTGAAGATGCACCAT CCTGCGGGAAACCTAGGGTTTTTTCCAAGCGGGTCGTAGGAGGGCACGCCACAAAGAATGGCAAGTGGCCATGGCAAGCGATCGTGGTGATTCCCAATCAGTTCATTTCTGGGGCAACACTTGTCAGCAACAAATGGGTTGTATCTGCAGCTCATTGGTTGGAAAG TGAGGAACCCGGCAATGTTGATGTCATTCTTGGGGCCTTCAACATAGTTCAAGACCACGACGAGCATTCGCCCATCAAAGCCAAACAAATCATTATCCATCCTGATTATAGTCCTTCCACTCTACTTGCGGATATCTGCCTTATAGAGCTTTCAGAAAGTGTGTCCTACACCATCCACATCCTTCCAATATGTCTACCTGCACCTTCAATGGCATTCCCATCAGGCACCAGGTGCTGGACAACTGGCTGGGGAGATGTAGAGTATGGCG GTTACCAGCCCAGACCCAACACCCTACAAGAAGTGGAATTGCAATTGTTCAGTGACCAGCAGTGCAAGAATGCATACTTTTCAGAGATCCAGCCAGACATGATATGTGCAGGGGACTCATCCGGTGGAAAAGATTCCTGCCAG GGTGACGGTGGAGGACCCCTGGTTTGTTCTGCGGGTGGGCAGTGGTACTTAGTCGGAGTGATCATATTTGGGACTGGATGTGGAAGGAAGGATTACCCTGGGGTGTACACGTCTGTGGCTCCCCACACTGAGTGGATTGAGAAGTCTATTTCTAGTGGCTCAGCACAGCTTGGGTCAGCACCTGGCTGGGCAGGCGTCAGACTGTGCTCATATTG GTTGACTCTGGGGGACTTGTGGATTCTTCTCCTAATAATGAGAGCCGTTCTATGA